From Pseudomonas sp. AN-1:
CCGACTGCGCAGCTGAATACCGCATCGCCCGCTCCGATTCCGTATTGCCCGCCGCCCCCGCGGCCCCGTTTTCAGGAAATCCGTCATGCCCATGCTGAAGAACCCGTCGACCAAGTACCGTCCGTTCCCGCAGATCGACATCCCCGACCGCACCTGGCCGGGCAAGGTGATCGACAAGGCACCGATCTGGCTGAGCTCCGACCTGCGCGACGGCAACCAGTCGCTGATCGAGCCGATGGACGCCGACAAGAAACTGCGCTTCTTCCAGTGCCTGGTGGCGGTGGGCATCAAGGAAATCGAGGTGGGCTTCCCGTCCGCCTCGCAGACCGACTTCGACTTCGTGCGCACCCTGATCGAAGGCGGCCACATTCCCGACGACGTGACCATCCAGGTGCTGACCCAGGCCCGCGAAGACCTGATCACCCGCACCTTCGAATCGCTCAAGGGCGCGAAGAAGGCCATCGTCCACTACTACAACGCCACCGCGCCGAGCTTCCGCCGCATCGTCTTCAACCAGGACAAGGCCGGGGTGATCCAGATCGCCGTCAACGCCGGGCAGATCATCAAGCGCCTGGCCGAGCAGAACCCGGACACCGAGTGGCGCTTCGAGTACTCGCCGGAGATCTTCAGCTCCACCGAGCCGGAATTCGCCGTCGAGGTGTGCAACGCGGTGATCGAGGTGTTCCAGCCGACTCCCGAGCAGAAGCTGATCCTCAACCTGCCGGCGACCGTCGAGGCGGCCACCCCGAACGTCTACGCCGACCAGATCGAGTGGTTCTGCCGCCACATCGACCGCCGCGACAGCGTGCTGGTCAGCCTGCACACCCACAACGACCGCGGCACCGGCGTGGCCGCCACCGAACTGGGCCTGCTGGCCGGCGCCGACCGCGTGGAAGGCTGCCTGTTCGGCAACGGCGAGCGCACCGGCAACGTCGACATCGTCACCGTGGCGCTGAACATGTACACCCAGGGCGTCGACCCCGAGCTGGACTTCTCCGACATCGACGGCGTGCGCAAGGTGGTCGAGGAGTGCAACCAGCTGCCGGTGCACCCGCGCCATCCCTACGTCGGCGACCTGGTGCACACCGCCTTCTCCGGCTCGCACCAGGACGCGATCCGCAAGGGCTTCGCCCAGCAGGACCCGGACGGCGTCTGGGAAGTGCCCTACCTGCCGATCGACCCGGCCGACATCGGCCGCAGCTACGAGGCGGTGATCCGCGTCAACAGCCAGTCCGGCAAGGGCGGCATCACCTTCCTGCTCGAGCAGGAGTACGGCATCAGCCTGCCGCGGCGCATGCAGATCGAGTTCAGCCAGGTGGTGCAGCGCGAGACCGACCGCCACGGCCTGGAGATGAGCGCGCGGCAGATCCACGAGCTGCTGGTCGCCGAATACCTCGACGGCCCGGCGACCTACAGCCTCAAAGGCCATCGCCTGCAGGAAGCGGACGGCATCACCAGCGTCGAGGTGGAAGTCGAGCACGACGGCCGCAGCCAGACCCTGAAGGGCACCGGCAACGGCCCGCTGGAGGCGCTGGTCGCCGCCCTGCCGGTCGCCGTCGAGGTGATGGACTACAGCGAGCACGCCATCGGCGGC
This genomic window contains:
- the leuA gene encoding 2-isopropylmalate synthase; translated protein: MPMLKNPSTKYRPFPQIDIPDRTWPGKVIDKAPIWLSSDLRDGNQSLIEPMDADKKLRFFQCLVAVGIKEIEVGFPSASQTDFDFVRTLIEGGHIPDDVTIQVLTQAREDLITRTFESLKGAKKAIVHYYNATAPSFRRIVFNQDKAGVIQIAVNAGQIIKRLAEQNPDTEWRFEYSPEIFSSTEPEFAVEVCNAVIEVFQPTPEQKLILNLPATVEAATPNVYADQIEWFCRHIDRRDSVLVSLHTHNDRGTGVAATELGLLAGADRVEGCLFGNGERTGNVDIVTVALNMYTQGVDPELDFSDIDGVRKVVEECNQLPVHPRHPYVGDLVHTAFSGSHQDAIRKGFAQQDPDGVWEVPYLPIDPADIGRSYEAVIRVNSQSGKGGITFLLEQEYGISLPRRMQIEFSQVVQRETDRHGLEMSARQIHELLVAEYLDGPATYSLKGHRLQEADGITSVEVEVEHDGRSQTLKGTGNGPLEALVAALPVAVEVMDYSEHAIGGGSNAKAAAYIELRVDGGRPLHGAGIDGNLTTASFRALFSALNRALRQSEAQAA